In Oreochromis aureus strain Israel breed Guangdong linkage group 6, ZZ_aureus, whole genome shotgun sequence, the genomic window TGGATGTGGAGGCTCAACAACCAGAAAATGATGCCAGAGCATCAAGGTAACCAGATTATTCTCAACGAGGTGTCTCCTCCTATAGCAGAGCTGTGGCTGGATTCATGTCCATATAGACAATCAGACACTGATTCTCTCCACTACACCTTTCCAATTTTTCAACTGGAAATCATCATTGccaagcatctgtgtggttctcagtcatccaggtcatgttAATCTAAGATATGATCACAATGGATCACACTCATAAATTTATCATTTGTCATAAGTCAACAATAAAAGTCAGTTGATTAAGATGTATGTataattacatatttttttatttctcacgtGTTATgaaacagctttagtgtttAAAACTAAGATTGTATACTACATTCACAAGTACTTGAGTAGCAAAATAGCTGATTTTCCCAGTGGAGGCTCCCTCCCTCAACAATCCTCTTTTATAACCGTCAGTTTTGTATTAGTATGATCTGGATTACCTCTTTGCGCTGCGAAAATTGTACGAGTTTCTCTTTCGTAGCAGTAATCTTCTGACCCTTTTATATGCAGTCCTCCATTTTCAGAGGTTCAGAGATAATGTGAAAAACTATATAATTGTACAGTAGCACTCTGAAGCACCTTCCAATCAGTTTTCCAGCATTAACTGAATCTAAATGGAGAGTATATTTTTGTAAACTTGAGAATTTGCCCTGCTACTTCTATTAGCAGTTACATTATTAAACAATGCTACTATTCATTTTTCATACAACAAGCAATTAAAGATTTTTACATACAAAACAACACTTACTACTTTAAGTCGTGCACATATACATATGAATCTATTCGtctacacagctgaataaaaatggttcactgtatttatttattttctattctTCAGTTTATTTCTTGGTGATGTCCTCATAGCTAAAGACAACAGAGGCTATCTGCTCATGTATTTCATGCTTCCCACACTCAAACAGACATGCAAACCAGCCATCGTCAATGTAAGCCAGGTCTGAGTAACCACTGAGTCCATCATTAATGATGCAGGGGTTGCTCCATGCCTTTGGATCACGTGGGGATTTGTTCAGATACACACCGAGATCAATCCTGACCAATTTACTGGTTGGGTGTGTGAACAGCAGCCACTTGTTTTGGTTTGGATCACTTTGTGCAGTTCCACTTTGTTCTTGAGCTGGAAAGGAGACCACACTTCCCTGACATCCTGAGCAGCACTTTGTTTCTTTAAGTGCATCTGAATTTGCTGAAGGTAAAACCTTTATTCTCACTGACTGCTTCCACTCGAGAGCAGCAAAAACTGCGAGCATTGCAATAAATGAAACTGGAGCCGTTATCTTCATACACTTTTGCCATTTGATATTCGCCTGATTCTGACTGAAACGTTTGACGAAATTTCCAGTTTTCACCATGATCATCACTATACAGTGAGAGTGCATATGATTTACAACAGCAACTGAACAAACATGCAACTGGTTTACAACAGCAATGCAAGAGGCAAGTACTACTGCAATAAGAATAAACTGAGATAATCAGTCTACCACCCTCTGTTTGAATCCCATGGCCTGGCCCAACAGCAAATGTGGACCAGTTTGTTATGTCACTCAGTTTGTCCGTCAAATCGGTCACATTGCTCCAGGTTTCTCCGAGATCCTCACTTGTGATGTAGCAGAGACGGGTCCTGTtgacatagttttctttttgttcctctcagtgatgccgtcttcaacacagatgaaaaacaggaaaagctTCCTGTTGACCTTGTCATACACCGGGCAGGGGTTCATTGGACGGTGTCCTTTGATAAGTGCCTTTTCCACCTCTCTGAGCTCTGACCACTAAAAAAGATATTGTTCATgagtaaataaaacacaacagttCAAAACAGGAGCATAATTAACAAGTAATCTAGAACTGAATTGGTTGATTAAATTATAAAGAAGCCTTGCTGGGTTTATCTCTGCGGTCCTCAAATTTGATGTTGCTTTGACTTTTATAGGCTGGTTGTTAGAGAGTGTGGATGAGGGAGGGATCTTTTTATCACAGATCGATGGTCATTTCTGAGGAAATGATTCACATTTCCCTGAGCTCCACCCCCCATTCCCTTAACAAAATAAATAGGCAAAACCCAGCTTTCATCATGCATGGGGGAAGAAGAACATATATCACAGGAAATTTACAATAAAGAACGTGATTTAGGAAGTAAAAAACatcataacacaaacacaaaacatttaaaagtaatCCTGATATTATATGGTTTTTGAAGTCTTGATGAATAGAAAAGAGAAATCAAGCATAGAAGATTTTATAGAAGGTCAAAATGATGGTGAGACTTCAGACTGGGCTAGAATCCAATGAGAAGAGACCACTAAGTGCACTAACTCAGAAAAGTCCTTATTTACTTAAGTTATGATACAAAAGTAGTATCATAACTTAAGTAACATAACTTTCAAGCATAAACcacctttttaaggtcatgccacagcatcttatagtttttctcgattgcttaaacacatttcttgaaaCTGCCTCATATTCCcaaaacagtaaacacaaatccaTAACGTCTCACCCAATTTCCCAAACATCGTATTGCCAGGTCAAAATGTAGCTCTAAACTGAAAACCATTCGCTCTTGCAGCGGGGGTAAAATCCTCTTGCATGCCTGATCCTGAAGCCATGCATCTACTGATATGTCTAGACAGGCGTCTTCCATGGCCTGGAGGAGGTGCACACGGACATAAGGTTCTCTGTCATACACCTTCCACCACCATGCTGAAAATAACTCCTCTATCAGGTTTAAAAAGggagagtatgcaggcagtaAGATGTGAGAAAACCCTTGGGTTATTGGTAAACCAGTCATTAACCAGAGCAGCGCGATGGAAACTGACGTTATCCCAAACAACAATGTAGTAAGGCTGCTCTGGCTATGCTGGTTCCCTGTAGTTCAGGTGGAACATATGTTGTCTCAGACCATCAAGAAAAGCAAGAAGCATAGTGTTATAGTGTCCTAGAATGGCATGGCGGTGGAGTACCCCTTGCTGGCTGACAGCGGTGCACAGAGTGACATTTCCTCCATGCTGACCAGGGACATTTACAATAGCCTGATGGCCAGTtatgttcctccacctcctccacctcctcctcctcaaccTCTTcctttgcatgtctttggatccATTGTTTCAAACCTGAATGAGCTGACTTTGGCCCTTTTATATATCTATTTAAGTTTCTGATTGGTGTGTGATACATTTTGTCTCCTAGTGTTTCCACTAGGAAACAGCTGTGCTGATGTGAGTTACAGTTTTTCCTGAattgctaaaacacatttcctaAAATCTCATCTCTCTGTctcaaaacactaaacacaaactgtaaaattcaagctacacacacaaaccttcGACTTGTCTTGCAAAACCAAACATTTGACACAAAGCTATTttaacatataaaactatgaattgtaattttacagtttttctcgattgcttaAACACTATAACCAGGCCTCTAAACTAAAATTTCAAAACCATAAACGCTATTGGTCAAAAAGCTCACCCATTTCCCTGAACTATAAACACTATTCCCTGCTTTGACACATGACTCAAATTTGGTGAACTGGtactgcaaaactctacacacaaatccctacattttacagtgcttaCACCATGTAGTCATGTAGAAAGCACTAGCATGCAATAATGTTAACTTAAGTCAGCATAGCTTGAGCCCAATTAGCACACAATTAACCAGGTGGAAACACTAGGAGTCAAAATTTAGCACACACCAATCAGAACCTGTGATGGATAGATAAAAGGGCCAAAGTCAGCTCATTCAGGTTTGAAACAATGGATCCAAAGAGATgcaaaggaagaggacgtggtggagaaagaggacgtggtgaaggaggaggacgtggtggagaaagaggacatggtgaaagaggaggacgtggtggaagaggaggaggaggtggtgaaggaggtggaggtggagaacGACGGCGACAAGGAAGGGGAAGAGCAAGGGCACGAAGACAGTCAGTCTCGGATGAAATTCGAGCCACTTTAGTTGACCATGTCCTTGTCCATGGGATGACTATGAGGGAGGCTGGGCAACCAGTACAACCAAATTTGAGTCGCTTCACTGTTGCCTCCATCATCAGAACCTTCAGGGAGGAAAACAGGTAGGTGTACTTGCAGTAAGACTGCTTTGTACAGTAACGTTTAAGTTACTGAATTTATGTGTCTTGAGTTTCAGTATGtttccattattttcctgtaaaatgaatgtgtgaCAGTTACAGTAATGAGTGCTTCTATTTTTGTAGGACACAGAGACGACCACCTGGTGGAGGCAGGTTAAGGCTTTTGTCGGAGGAGCAAGAGAGGAACTTGTAAACATGGTAATTGCAAATAATGTAATCCGCCTGCAAGAGATTCAAAGGAGAGTGATTGAGGATGATCCTCTTTTTCGAGGCATAAATGCCATCAGCCTCTCCACAATTGACCGCATCCTCCGAAAGAATCAATTCCGGATGAAACAGGCATACCGAGTCCCTTTCGAGCGAAACTCTGACAGAGTGAAAAACCAACGTGTGGAATATGTTCAGGTATGAGTTTTGATACTGTATAAGGTATTGTGTACCATCACAGCATGGCAGTTTATGCTGCCATTTCAGCACTCTTGAACTTTGGTTCAGGGTACCGATTGACTCTACTGTGTTATGTGTTTTGCAGAGAATCTTTGAGATTGAAGGACGGCCTGTTCCCCATGAAATGATCTTTGTGGATGAGGCAGGTTTTAACCTgaccaaaagaaggaaaaggggaGGAACATAATTGGCCATCGGGCTATTGTAAATGTCCCTGGTCAGCGTGGGGGAATGTCACTATGTGCGCAGCCATCAACCAACGAGGGTACTCCACCGCCATGCCGTACTAGGACCCTATAACACTATGCTTCTCCTTGCTTTTCTTGATGGTTTAAGACAACATATGTTCCAGCTGGACTACAGGGAACCAGCACAGCCAGAGCAGCCTCACTACGTTGTTGTGTGGGATAACGTCAGCTTCCATCGCGCTGCTCTGGTTCGTGACTGGTTTACCAATAACCCAAGGTTTTCTAATATCTTTCTGCCTGCATACTCCCCTTTCTAAACCCGATAGAGGAGTTATTTTCGGCATGGCGGTGGAAAGTGTATGACCGAGAACCTTATGTCCGTGTTCACCTCCTTCAGGCCATGGAAGAGGCCTGCCTAGACATATCAGTAGATGCATGCCAGGGGTGGATCAGGCATGCAAGAGGATTTTACCCCGCTGCCTGGCTGGGGCCAATATAGCCtgtgatgtggatgagattcTCTGGCCTGACCCAGACCAAAGACAAGATGCTGTGGTGGGATAATGTTTCTGGTGTGTGTTGTACTGTATAGTACATGAATGACAATGTGCCACTGTACATACATTGGTTGCgtcttttgtgtttatcatgTGACAAGGGTTTTGAAGGGGAGAACCATAAGCAACCTAATTGTTTGGAACTATTGTTTTGAATTAATTGTACCAGTGTGCAAAACTctgttgtagtgtgtgtgtttttgagggcTTGTGTTTGATGTCTGAGGGCAAAGTTCGGTTTTTCAGCAGGAGTGAATAGTTTTGGGTGTAGAGCTTCATTTTGACCTGGAAATAGGATGTTTGGGGAATTGAGTGAGATGTTAtggatttgtgtttactgttgtgCGGATATGAGGCGTAGtttcaagaaatgtgttttagcaatcgagaaaaactgtaaatggtttaaaagcatgtagaatagcatatgtaggtaggcaagtatatttctccttttttatcaagaagcaaagacaaaaaggaaagaaaaaaaaagaaacagggcagggttcagtggttgaatcaaccgtccccaccaatgccaaaaccaaatctacgcccttggtgtTTAGAGTTTTGGTAAATGAGAGATTCAGAGTTGCAAATGGTGTCCTAACCATATAAATAGTGTTTAAGATTTTGGCAACTGTGGGATTGATTTGATGAAATAGTTTTCATAGTTGACAGTTTAGTTTTCACAATGGGATTTAGGGTTTTAGCAattcagaaaaactgtaacattATTGACTGCTAGTGCTTTCTAAGTGACCACATGGTGTCAGCACTGACAAATGTAGGGAtatgtgtgtagagttttgcagtaACAGTTCACCACATCTGACTCATGTGGTAAAGCAGGGGCATAGTGTTTATAGTTCAGGGAAATGGGTGTGCTTTTGGGAAAGTGGCATTATGGTTTTCAAATGTGGGTTCACAAGATTGGTTATAGTGTTTACGTTTTTTCTGATgacttaagcacattttttgtaactattggctatttttgcaaaactctacacacaaataagaaaacccttcacccaatcagcaaaacattgtagttttcttgtaaaagtGAATAACTCTTGCTTAACTCtccacacctttgtaaaaattgtattttcgtatccaacagttaacacaagccatcacattaataagcacacaatgcaccaactacacactgatggtatgaataaaCAACACATCTGACTTTTGcattctctgtgcacaaggtaggctatgtcagtttgaggtcatacttttgtcatagatccgtaagcatagaaggatccaaacttcaagtactggcgtttattcacacacatcaaaacaaacacaagtgtttatttccaagtatagAATTATTTGCAATCACCATATTGACTATATgggtttcttggtctgcagtgaacattCTTCCTCTGCCCCAGCATCTGGtcgtctagcaattctgtaaagtaacaatttcagtatttttacatctatggtattgttgtTTTCCTCATTAGCatatggcagtgctacaaatcttagtgcagagtgactgtactaaccgattctcatttcgaaatgtccttatgatgcttgctacagtgtagcggctcgaAGTTAGGCTGAAACCGTTGGCCAGCTTCTCTCAGGGTCAttccatggttgattacatggtccactattgtagctctgatgtcatcagtaattctgtttcttactcttcttccccttcctcctccccctcctcgtcctcctcttgctcctccttgtcctcttcctctaacttcacctccttgtccttgtcgtcctcttcgtcctacttcttcacctccacgtcctcttcctcgggCTCCTCTAGTTCTCactcttctcactcttcctgctccctccattgtactccacacgGACAGCTTACCTGTAGCTTatttatagtgcttaggctgattgcaaagtgaactaattatctaacacagttttcacatgtgacagtgtgccagacagttggcaaaatagtgtaaataatagccataaatgtgtatacttttgctaggagtgtgttgatcatttggaaattgagtgtaaagcagtgagttgtgtttacagttctgcaaaaagagtgctgtgcacTGGATTGTAGCTACAGTTTTGCAaggtgtgtgttacaaaatggcaaactgagtgcaaagcagtgtttgtgcttttagtttggcaaactcagtgagtggttttgctataagtattaatagttttagaaattatgctataagaatcacagttagggtttaagcattccgGAAAAACTGtaagcaatcgagaaaaactgtaatcgGACTCAGGTTAGGACGTTGATTAGGCTGCTTCAGTCCTCATTTTCTTGTTCTTAAGCCATTATGAGGTGGAATTACtgatgtgttttggatcattgtgcTATCACTGTATGTTAGAAGAACATGTatcacagcaggaaaaatacaatGAAGATCATGATTTAGTAAGTAAAAAAACatcataacacaaacacaaaacatttaaacGTGAGTCTGATATTATATGGTTTTTGAAGTCTTGATGAATACAAAAGGAGATCAAGCATAGAAGATTTTATAGAAGGACAAAATGATGGTCAGACTTCAGACTGGGCTGGAATCCAACGAGAAAAGACCACTAAGTGCACTAACTCAGAAAAGTCCTTAGTTACTTAAGTTATGATACCAAAgtagtaaatatttaaatactaAAGCAGTACCTCTTTGGTGTCAtttaccaaaaaaaataaatcacctataaaatataataccaataccaataaaataaataaataaattctggAGAAAGAGGCGTTTAAAGTGGTTTTTCATGGATGTGATCCTGTATTATTACAATGTGTAACTGGGTGGGGTTAATGACAGTGAGAGTTAGAGAATGTGACTCTTGGCTGGTCTTCGGGTTTCATTAGAAGCCAAACATCATTGCTCATTTCTGATAAAGTGATGTCCTTCTCAGTAAACTAAATTGTATAGCCAAAGGTATCCTCCCCCTCAAAAAATTAACCAGTCTCTTCTGTATTTCCTACACCAGTGGATGGGAGGGAGATCCCTCTATAGCAGAGCTGTGGCTGGATTCATGTCCATATAGACAACCAGGCACTAATTCTCTCCACTACATCTTCCCAGTTTTTCAACTGGAAATCATAATTGCCAAGTATCTGTgtggttctcagtcatccaggtcatgttAATCTAAGAAAAGCAACTTGTCTTTCTATGCTCCTTAGATCACTGCCAAGAAAAACTACAAGGAATTCCATTCCCTCTCTGCTCCACTGCAGCCCAGCTGGAAGTATTGGCTGCTGTTTGCTTCTCCACTGCCAGTTAGATCTTGCAGATAATGCACACTCGTACAGCTTTTGCTGTAACATATGCACATCATTCTGACTAGCAATAAACACAGTTAGATCATCAGCATAGGGAGACTGGCTCACTGATATGTTGGCATCTGTAGCAAAGGTTAACCCAAAATAGCAGCATTCCAATACAGTAGCTTGATCCATGATATAATGTTTTCCCCAAACCTAAAAGCTTCAAGTGTCCTAAACAAATATAAGTGATCcaccctggcaaaagctttttctttatCTAGGTGGGGAGAGGCCGGTATAGGGCAGAGGAGATTTGATTGGACAATCTTGCTGTGACCATGTAATCACAAGAATCAATAAGGTGAAAGCTGATagcaattcttcttcttcttctttttattattattattattattattattattattattgttattattattattatagagtctctatttcacaaaaaaacactgaggtgactgttgtttttCTGACAAACATGATACTCCTCTGAGGTCTTTAACCaatgaaaacatttattattGATTACAATCATTACAATTATTAaacttatttaaacattttatcaGTGACTGAGCAGTTTAATTAATGACttattacaacaacaacaacaacaaagtgattCAGTTGAACCAGGAAACTTTAAACATGACGTTGAGAAATCTTTATTAATTTCTGTTCctgggaaaagaaaagaagagtggATAATATCTGTTATTTTCTACATTAGCAttgcatatatacacacaacTATTATTACAAGACTAACATGACGTtaagagagaaacagagcaCTTAATGTTTATGAAGATACAGCACTGAAGAAGTAACTTGGATgcatgacaaaatgtttcttccactgaaaatgctacgttcagatgaacagattcaaccttTTGGAATTGACTTAACCGGATGCTTGAGCAGGCATCAAGATGTTTATGAAGATAATCACTGAATATTAATTACACtcttatattaagatttacTAATAAAAGTTGATGTTTAAAGGATCCTACTACAATTTGTTCATACAAACCAATAAATGGCatataaaacactttttttttctttttttcagttagtTGACATCTTTTCAATGCCTTCCTAGACGTCCTTGTAAAAGACAACAGAGGCTATCTGCTCATGTATTTCGTGCTGCCCACACTCAAACAGACATGCAAACCAGCCATTATCAATGTAAGCCAGGTCTGAGTAACCACTGGGTCCATTATTAATGATCCAGTGTTTGCTCCATGCCTTTGGATCACGTGGGGATTTGTTCAGATACACTCCTAAATCATCCCTGTCTGTCGGATTGGTTGGGTGCGTGAACAGCAGCCACTTGTTTTGGTTCTGGCTTGTGTCACTTTCTGTGTTTGCACTTTCTTGTTGAGCTGGGAAGGAGATCACACTTCCCTGACAGCCTGAATCTGTTTCCACAAGCTTGTCTCCAGGTTGGAGAATGTTGAAGTTAACTCCATTATCATGACTGGCTGCTTCCACTCGAGAGGAGCAAGAACTCCGAGCATTGCAATAAATGAAGCTGGAGCTTTTGTTTTCATAGACCTCTGCCATTTGACATTCACCTGATTCTGACTGAAACATTTGACCAAATTTCCAGTTTTTACCATGATCATCACTATACAGTGAGAGTGCATACGATTTATAACAGCAACTGAACGAACATGTAACTGGTTTATAACAGCAACTGAACGAACATGCAACTGGTTTACAACAGCAACTTAAGAGGCAAGTACTACTGCAACAAGTAAAAGCATATACTGGGATAATCAGTCTACCACCCTCTGTTTGAATCCCATGGCCTGGCCCAACAGCAAATGTGGCCcagttttttatttcacacagtTTGTCCGTCAAATCGGTCACATTGCTCCAGGTTTCTCCAAGATCCTCACTTGTGATATAGCAGAGACGGGTCCTGTTgtcacagttttctttttggtaCCTCTCAGTGATACCGTCTTCaacacagatgaaaaacaggaaaagttTTTTGTTGACCTTCTCATACACCGGGCAGGGGTTCATTGGGCGGTATAAAAGTGCCTTTTCCACCTCTTTGAGCTCTGACCACTAAAGGAGAGATTGTTCAgaagtaaataaaacagaacagttcaaAACAGGAGCGTAATTAACAAGTAATTTAGAACTGAAATGGCTGATTATCACTATTACCTCAATCGTCTTCTCAGAGGATCCCTCCTTGATCGTTCCTGTTCTCATAACCAGCTTTTCTCCACTGGCATCATCTGGAGTCTTCCTCTGCTCTGCAAAGGCAAGTAAAGTTTTACTTTCTCTCTCATACAGAAGAGCAGGAATCCTGTAAATGCGTCGAGCAGCTTCATTAGATTCAAAGACAGGTTGCTTCTGCGGCTTAGCTGGTGTTGAAGGTCCAGAGGCCATGTTTGCTGTCCTTGTGTATAAAATGGATATTAAATTATAAAGAAGCCTTGTTGGGTTTATCTCTGCGGTCCTAGAATTTGATGTTGCTTTGACTTTTATAGGCTGGTTGTTAGAGAGTGTGGATGAGGGAGGGATCTTTGTTTTCATCACAGATCGATGGTCATTTCTGAGGAAATGATTCACATTTCCCTGAGCTCCACCCCCCATTCCCTGAACAAAATAAATAGGCCAAACCCGTCTTTCATCATGGATGTCAGGAAAACAACCAGAATGAAAACTTTTAATAGCTGTTATGTCTGAAttgtattattttgtcataCAGCGGTgtaaaaaacaatgttttcccccttcctgatttgtcacacttaaatgtgtcagatcaaacaaatttaaatattaaaaaaaataacacaaataaagacaaaatgcaTTCTCTGAATGAACGTATTTAATATAAAGGGAAAAGAGAATCCAAACTACATGGCCGTGTGTAAAAACGTGATTGCcctctaaacctaataactggttgggccacccttagcagcaacaactgcaatcaagctTTATTGATAATTGACAATGAGTCTTTGACAGTGCTGTGGAGGATTTTAAacccactcatctttgcagaatt contains:
- the LOC120440638 gene encoding protein FAM98B-like, whose product is MDPKRCKGRGRGGERGRGEGGGRGGERGHGERGGRGGRGGGGGEGGGGGERRRQGRGRARARRQSVSDEIRATLVDHVLVHGMTMREAGQPVQPNLSRFTVASIIRTFREENRTQRRPPGGGRLRLLSEEQERNL
- the LOC116321389 gene encoding sialidase-4-like, producing MASGPSTPAKPQKQPVFESNEAARRIYRIPALLYERESKTLLAFAEQRKTPDDASGEKLVMRTGTIKEGSSEKTIEWSELKEVEKALLYRPMNPCPVYEKVNKKLFLFFICVEDGITERYQKENCDNRTRLCYITSEDLGETWSNVTDLTDKLCEIKNWATFAVGPGHGIQTEGGRLIIPVYAFTCCSSTCLLSCCCKPVACSFSCCYKPVTCSFSCCYKSYALSLYSDDHGKNWKFGQMFQSESGECQMAEVYENKSSSFIYCNARSSCSSRVEAASHDNGVNFNILQPGDKLVETDSGCQGSVISFPAQQESANTESDTSQNQNKWLLFTHPTNPTDRDDLGVYLNKSPRDPKAWSKHWIINNGPSGYSDLAYIDNGWFACLFECGQHEIHEQIASVVFYKDV